The following coding sequences lie in one Jonesia denitrificans DSM 20603 genomic window:
- the fliS gene encoding flagellar export chaperone FliS, with product MNYTNTRDAYLQDAVFSASPARLLTMLFDRLVLDLERAEKAITGGVPLEATPHLLHAQDIVTELTNTLNVEVWEGGKQLQALYLHLYSALVAANMNKSVDEIRDCRDIVEPLRQTWHEAANAVATHNAPARSAAPVRQPVSTGAGSFGELGVG from the coding sequence ATGAACTACACGAACACCCGTGACGCCTACCTCCAGGATGCGGTCTTTTCTGCAAGTCCAGCGAGGCTCCTCACCATGCTTTTTGACCGGTTGGTCCTTGACCTGGAGCGTGCAGAGAAAGCAATCACCGGTGGTGTGCCACTGGAGGCGACCCCGCATTTGCTTCATGCTCAAGACATTGTCACCGAGTTGACGAACACCCTCAACGTGGAGGTGTGGGAAGGGGGCAAGCAACTTCAGGCGCTTTACCTTCACCTGTACTCTGCGCTTGTCGCTGCGAACATGAACAAATCCGTGGATGAGATTCGTGATTGCCGTGACATTGTGGAACCACTACGCCAGACCTGGCATGAAGCTGCGAACGCGGTGGCAACGCACAATGCCCCCGCGCGTTCGGCTGCTCCAGTGCGGCAGCCGGTCAGCACAGGAGCCGGCTCGTTTGGAGAACTGGGCGTTGGCTGA
- the fliD gene encoding flagellar filament capping protein FliD — protein sequence MSMSIGGIASGLDTASIIDQFMQVEAIPRTQLQTKQKTTETFVAALQALNTKVSSLTENAAKAMKSASFDVWKGTASSDSVTVSTGTGAAAGTLEFRVDALAQGKSTLSGVLADASSLLTGGDFTITKGDGSTHTITPVSSSLADLASAINSDAESGVKATIVNTTDGSRLQLTATKTGATDGAFTITSGTAEAGFSSIRGAQDAQITLWPSLGLPGSTVTSASNTFSDVMAGVNVTVTKVSAPTDDPITVDVAKDTEAVSKLANNLVAQLNQVINEVASRSKVTTSTGSSGQQTTTGGLFTGDSATRQLVSRLTEAGSYAVDGRSPSEIGIEITRDGTFTFNEEKFQEAFAADPAGTQAFLTAVATRVENVGKATSDKYDGSLTLRVQSQQSLVRDYGTQIESWDRRLEQRRANYVQIYTALESALSNLQSQGTWLSSQLSSLPSTSS from the coding sequence ATGAGCATGTCCATTGGCGGCATTGCGTCCGGTCTTGACACGGCATCGATCATCGATCAGTTTATGCAGGTCGAAGCGATCCCACGCACACAGCTCCAGACCAAGCAGAAGACCACGGAAACGTTCGTTGCCGCGCTGCAAGCGCTCAACACCAAAGTGTCGTCACTGACGGAAAATGCTGCCAAAGCGATGAAGTCGGCGAGTTTCGATGTGTGGAAGGGGACGGCAAGTTCGGACAGTGTCACTGTGTCTACAGGGACAGGGGCTGCAGCCGGTACCTTAGAGTTCCGGGTTGATGCTCTCGCCCAAGGCAAGTCCACGTTGTCTGGTGTTCTGGCTGACGCATCGTCACTGTTGACGGGTGGCGATTTCACGATCACCAAGGGGGACGGATCAACTCATACGATCACCCCCGTTTCCAGTTCGCTCGCTGACCTTGCTTCTGCGATCAACAGTGACGCCGAGTCCGGTGTGAAAGCAACTATTGTCAACACGACTGATGGTTCACGCCTGCAACTGACCGCCACAAAAACGGGTGCAACTGACGGTGCTTTCACGATCACGTCAGGAACGGCAGAGGCCGGATTCAGTAGCATCCGTGGTGCGCAAGATGCGCAAATCACCCTGTGGCCCTCGTTGGGGTTACCTGGCAGCACCGTCACCAGCGCGTCCAACACGTTTTCCGACGTGATGGCGGGCGTGAACGTCACTGTGACGAAGGTCAGCGCCCCCACCGATGACCCCATCACCGTGGACGTTGCCAAAGACACGGAGGCCGTGTCAAAACTTGCCAACAATCTGGTGGCCCAGCTCAACCAAGTGATTAATGAGGTGGCTTCACGGTCCAAGGTCACGACCTCAACTGGATCGTCAGGACAACAAACGACCACCGGTGGTCTCTTCACCGGAGACTCTGCGACACGGCAACTGGTGTCTCGGTTGACCGAAGCAGGTTCCTACGCTGTGGATGGTCGTTCCCCCAGTGAAATTGGGATCGAGATTACGCGTGATGGAACGTTCACCTTTAACGAGGAGAAGTTCCAAGAAGCGTTCGCTGCCGACCCTGCCGGAACTCAAGCGTTCCTCACAGCGGTGGCCACTCGGGTCGAGAACGTCGGAAAAGCAACCTCCGATAAGTATGACGGGTCGTTAACGCTTCGAGTGCAATCCCAACAGTCATTGGTGCGGGACTATGGGACCCAAATCGAGTCGTGGGATCGCCGTCTGGAACAGCGTCGAGCGAACTACGTCCAAATCTATACGGCTCTCGAATCGGCACTGTCGAACTTGCAGAGCCAAGGAACATGGCTCTCCAGTCAGCTGTCGTCATTGCCCTCCACAAGCTCGTAA
- a CDS encoding flagellin produces MGLSINQNIAAVNSYRNLANTQNDLSKSLEKLSSGFRINRAADDAAGLAISEGLRSQVGGLKVAARNAQDGISVVQTAEGALTETHAILQRLRDLAVQGANDSNNTEARDNIKTEADSLIKELGRIGESTNFNGTKLLSGDVDSGTTGAQTTLNFQVGADGDANSRITVNLANANVVGVATALGYDTATGNVNATAFDVTDHASSQATITAVNAQIESVSTARAELGAYQNRFEHTIKNINVAVENLSASESRIRDTDMAQEMVQFTRAQILSQAGTAMLAQANQIPQGVLSLLR; encoded by the coding sequence ATGGGTCTTTCTATTAACCAGAACATTGCGGCAGTAAACTCCTACCGCAACCTTGCGAACACTCAGAATGACCTCTCCAAATCACTGGAGAAGTTGTCCTCTGGGTTCCGGATCAACCGTGCAGCTGATGACGCTGCTGGGTTGGCGATCTCTGAAGGTCTTCGTTCACAGGTTGGTGGCCTGAAGGTTGCTGCCCGTAACGCGCAAGATGGTATTTCGGTTGTGCAGACTGCTGAAGGTGCGCTGACCGAAACCCACGCGATCTTGCAGCGTCTTCGTGACCTTGCCGTACAGGGTGCGAACGACTCCAACAACACCGAAGCACGCGACAACATCAAAACTGAAGCCGATTCACTCATCAAGGAACTGGGCCGAATTGGTGAATCCACCAACTTCAACGGCACCAAACTTCTCTCAGGCGACGTCGACTCAGGCACCACTGGCGCACAAACAACACTGAACTTCCAGGTGGGTGCAGACGGTGACGCGAACTCACGCATCACTGTGAACCTCGCCAATGCCAACGTCGTTGGTGTGGCGACCGCACTGGGATACGACACCGCAACCGGTAACGTCAACGCCACCGCATTTGATGTCACCGACCACGCCTCCTCACAGGCCACCATCACCGCAGTCAACGCCCAGATTGAGTCTGTGTCGACTGCTCGTGCGGAGCTTGGTGCGTACCAGAACCGGTTTGAGCACACGATTAAGAACATTAACGTGGCTGTGGAGAACCTGTCTGCTTCTGAGAGCCGTATTCGTGACACGGACATGGCTCAGGAGATGGTGCAGTTCACTCGTGCCCAGATCCTGTCTCAGGCGGGTACTGCGATGCTTGCTCAAGCAAACCAGATCCCTCAGGGCGTTCTCTCCCTCCTGCGCTAA
- a CDS encoding flagellin yields MGLSINQNIAAVNSYRNLANTQNDLSKSLEKLSSGFRINRAADDAAGLAISEGLRSQVGGLKVAARNAQDGISVVQTAEGALTETHAILQRLRDLAVQGANDSNNTEARKNIVTEATQLVSELTRIGESTNFNGTKLLDGGAAAGVATPGTDAYELNFQVGADGNTNSAITVDLKNAHVIGVAEALTVRQWDGGADDWAAAAGAELDFSTHTAAQASITAINAQIESVSTARAELGAYQNRFEHTIKNINVAVENLSASESRIRDTDMAQEMVQFTRAQILSQAGTAMLAQANQIPQGVLSLLR; encoded by the coding sequence ATGGGTCTTTCTATTAACCAGAACATTGCGGCAGTAAACTCCTACCGCAACCTTGCGAACACTCAGAATGACCTCTCCAAATCACTGGAGAAGTTGTCCTCTGGGTTCCGGATCAACCGTGCAGCTGACGATGCTGCTGGGTTGGCGATCTCTGAAGGTCTTCGTTCGCAGGTTGGTGGCCTGAAGGTTGCTGCCCGTAACGCGCAAGATGGTATTTCGGTTGTGCAGACTGCTGAAGGTGCGCTGACGGAAACCCACGCGATCTTGCAGCGTCTTCGTGACCTTGCCGTGCAGGGTGCGAACGACTCCAACAACACCGAAGCCCGCAAGAACATTGTCACCGAAGCGACCCAGCTTGTTTCCGAGCTCACCCGTATTGGTGAATCCACCAACTTCAACGGCACCAAACTTCTTGACGGTGGTGCAGCAGCCGGCGTGGCGACTCCAGGAACCGACGCCTACGAGCTGAACTTCCAGGTTGGCGCAGACGGTAACACCAACTCTGCCATCACTGTGGACTTGAAGAACGCTCACGTCATTGGTGTGGCAGAGGCTCTGACTGTCCGTCAATGGGATGGCGGTGCTGATGACTGGGCAGCTGCTGCCGGCGCTGAACTGGACTTCTCCACCCACACCGCAGCGCAGGCATCGATCACTGCGATCAACGCCCAGATTGAGTCTGTGTCGACTGCTCGTGCGGAGCTTGGGGCGTACCAGAACCGGTTTGAGCACACGATTAAGAACATTAACGTGGCTGTGGAGAACCTGTCTGCTTCTGAGAGCCGTATTCGTGACACGGACATGGCTCAGGAGATGGTGCAGTTCACTCGTGCGCAGATCCTGTCTCAGGCTGGTACTGCGATGCTTGCTCAAGCAAACCAGATCCCTCAGGGTGTTCTCTCCCTCCTGCGCTAA
- a CDS encoding flagellin produces MGLSINQNIAAVNSYRNLANTQNDLSKSLEKLSSGFRINRAADDAAGLAISEGLRSQVGGLKVAARNAQDGISVVQTAEGALTETHAILQRLRDLAVQGANDSNNTEARANITTEAKSLVSELGRIAQSTNFNGTTLLNGAADLNFQVGADGDANSRITVSLASANVATVATNLAVSNEAGMGDTTVNDGTVAGIGFDTHTAAQSSIERINAQIESVSTARAELGAYQNRFEHTIKNINVAVENLSASESRIRDTDMAQEMVQFTRAQILSQAGTAMLAQANQIPQGVLSLLR; encoded by the coding sequence ATGGGTCTTTCTATTAACCAGAACATTGCGGCAGTAAACTCCTACCGCAACCTTGCGAACACTCAGAATGACCTCTCCAAATCACTGGAGAAGTTGTCCTCTGGGTTCCGGATCAACCGTGCAGCTGATGACGCTGCTGGGTTGGCGATCTCTGAAGGTCTTCGTTCACAGGTTGGTGGCCTGAAGGTTGCTGCCCGTAACGCGCAAGATGGTATTTCGGTTGTGCAGACTGCTGAAGGTGCGCTGACCGAAACCCACGCGATCTTGCAGCGTCTTCGTGACCTTGCCGTGCAGGGTGCGAACGACTCCAACAACACCGAAGCACGCGCCAACATCACGACCGAAGCAAAAAGCCTCGTGTCTGAACTTGGTCGCATCGCCCAGTCCACCAACTTCAACGGCACCACGCTCCTCAACGGTGCTGCTGACCTGAACTTCCAGGTTGGCGCTGATGGTGACGCGAACTCACGTATCACCGTGAGCCTGGCTAGCGCAAACGTCGCGACAGTGGCAACCAACCTGGCTGTGTCCAACGAGGCCGGCATGGGCGACACCACCGTCAACGACGGCACTGTTGCTGGTATCGGGTTTGACACCCACACCGCAGCACAGTCATCCATCGAGCGTATCAACGCCCAGATTGAGTCTGTGTCGACTGCTCGTGCGGAGCTTGGTGCGTACCAGAACCGGTTTGAGCACACGATTAAGAACATTAACGTGGCTGTGGAGAACCTGTCTGCTTCTGAGAGCCGTATTCGTGACACGGACATGGCTCAGGAGATGGTGCAGTTCACTCGCGCGCAGATCCTGTCTCAGGCGGGTACTGCGATGCTTGCTCAAGCAAACCAGATCCCTCAGGGTGTTCTCTCCCTCCTGCGCTAA